ACAAACTACTACAAGGCAAACAGATTGATCAGTATTTAGGAACTTAACTTGAAATCCTTCTACAAAATTTGGTAGCTGGAGAAATTTCAAGTGGAACTTGAAGCAGTTCGAGAATGGAAGGTCAGGAGAAGGTTTATGTTGCACTTGGGAACCAGCTTCAAGATGGAATCAAGACTTTGGAGTGGACTTTGAGGAAGTGGAGATTTCAGCCGATTTCGATTGTAATCCTTCATGTAACCAACAGTGTTTCTGTCAAAGATTACGTTTCCACTCCATGTAAGTTGACCAATTACAGATTTCAATTATGGTTTCtttgtaaattaattaattatatatatatatagtgcttCTTGGCTGCGGAGGTCTGGATTGGTTTTCCGTCCGGATTTTCGCCGTTTCTCTACGATCCGGACGCCGACAATGCCGTTTTTTCTCACTGGAGTGACACCACACGTCCTAAATGCTGCTGTGACGAAGAAAAAGGTTAAAGAGATCAGGGTCCGACCGGTGCAACAACCTCACTCAGAACTTCACCACCGATCATGGTGGACCTCCGATTTCGATCTTTTTCGCATTTTTCTTCATCGCAGCAGCGTCTAGAAGTTATGGTATCACTCCGGTGAGAAGAAACAGCATAACCGGCGTCTGAATTGTGGAAAAATGGCGAAAATCCGGACTGAAAACCCGTCTAGACCTCCACACttgagaaatatatatttatatacaagGCCTTTCACATAAGGAGGTCCTTATCAAAgtttaaggtacggattttcatttttgaccaacttttcgattaaattttctcatctccaccgtccaatatctaggttataacgtatagatcatctccacaaaatttcagccgatttaatgatcgttaaggtatcaaactaatcacaaccaatggacgtattgaattttccgaacctgaaccgttcatattttgagtagaaaatcgaagttatgTGTATCTTAACGGTTATggaatcggctgaaattttgtggagatgatctatacgttattaaATAGATTTTGACGGTGGAtgtgtgaaaactcgatcggaaagttggtcaaaaatgaaaatccgtaccttaagctaagataatGACATCCTTATGTGAAaaaccttatatatatatagagattttCTCAGCtaaggaggtccgcaccaatgatTTTGGTGCAGATTTCCATTgttttaccactttttgatCGAAAGTTCTCATATcaaccgtctagtatctagataatattgtgtagttcatctatgcaaaatttcagccaatttggtgattgttAAGACTCTCAAAATCGAATAACAAATGGATAGACCGAATTCTGTAGaatatgaaccgttcatatttgtAACACACAAACGCAATTTTGAGAGctttaacgattaccaaattggatGCAATTTTTCAGAGataatctacacaatattatctaaataTTAGACGGtagaaatgaagaaagaagggctatatatatatatatatatatatatatgcgtgTTAAAATAGCTAGCTAGGTTGATTATTGGTTTGGTTCCTTTGTAGTTGGGAAGCTTCCTGCAAGTTCTGTGAGTGATGTGAAACTGAAGATTCTGAGGAAGCTGGAGCAAGAAAAGATTGATAAAATCCTTTCCAAGTACATAGCTTTCTGCGGCAAGGCTAGGGTACGTATGCCGAAACACAATCATATATATCTGCATGGTTGCTCTTTAATATTCTTGTACATGACCGTACCTTATGTATAGGTGAAGGTTGAGATACTCAACGTGGAGAGATATGATGATCCTATCCATATGCGAATGCTAGATTTGATTTCGGGACTTCATATGACCAAATTGGTGATGGGATTTTTGTTCATGAAATCTTCTTCATGGTATGCAACAGCTTGAGCTAATTCTAGTACATAATTATAATACATAGTGATGATGTTCTAGTAGAGTTAAGGTTAAACTTGATTAGTTTGTATCTtgtgaaggaaagaaaaataatgcaATCTAACCTTCATATGTGATGACTTTGCTCtaactttttctttctttgggttGCTCttctcaaaattcaaaaaaaaaaatgaatttttgATAATTAAGTTAAGAACAACCTGAATCTGTCAAAGTAATATTtgataattaatatttatttttgaattaGTTTCAATTTATCTCCCTAAATCTTACATTTAAAATGAGTTCATCCCTCAAAcatttattttaatcagttttcctcttatatttttaaaagatatcaaagaatgacaaaatttagatttttttattgattttatcGATAATTATGCTACGAGACCTAATTTTAAAACTTCAAGGTTAATGTAAGCTTATTGAGAATTTTGATTTGAAACATTCTTTTGATCGATCAAAAATAGATTTTAACTAAGAAGATATGaattttatctatttttgatGTCATTTAGAAGTATAAGGGGGAAACTGATTAATTTTAGGTGTAAAGTTTAAGGGGGAAAACTGATATGTCTTTGAtgtttattgtttttgttttttacatCCATTCTAACctcaataaattaataaccttGTTTAAGTAATAATTTTATCTGGTCCTGACTTGGCACCAGTGTATATTACTAGGAACCTCGCTATATGCATtagataatatattttttgagaTCTCTATAAGTgccattaaatatataaagtaataattactttaataaaattaaaaaaatcagttaaaataattaataattgatcaaatatatGAAAGAAATAGTGAATAAAATTCATAATACAAATTAAGGAAAGTAATTATTTAAACTTATCATTTTAAAGTTGGGTGTGGCTATTGCCACCCACAGTCTATTTTGTTTACCccataaattattaaattattgAAATACTAAAATGCCCTGATATAAAATTACCCTAAAATACAACAAGTtgttaaaaattacaatttattTCTTTACACTATCTTTTATTTTGCAAAAGATGCACAAAAAACCTAAAGATTAATTAGATTAGATTTCCTTTTAGTCGTTATAATAACTCTATTCACGATTCATTCATCTTCTACcattttaataataataataataataatgataataaaatattctacaagtATCActaatatatcaaattagtaGGTCCAATTTTAGATTCAACTCATACATGTGTGATGTGTTACAtgtctctttttttgttttgaggttTGGTTTGGAGCCTTAAATCGTTTTGTTGTTCTATAGTTTAATTGAATTATTAACCAACAATGAATGtgtacttcaatttaacacaGTCAAGTTAGCTTCATTCGTCTGGTGCAAGACACTAAGACCGAAGTTACTAGCTCATGATCTTTTCTTAATAGtgattattaaaataaataggcaaaattgccaaaatacaccTCAAACttagctgaaattgtcaatttgcaccccgaacttatatttgagtcaatttacctcttaaacttggtaaaaattactgaTTTCACCCCATCCGTTTAATTTATctttttctattcaatttcgcgtcacatgtcatgcacatgaggggtaattttgtcattttctatttatatttttcttaaaaacaaataaaaaatttctttaaaatgaggattattgtgttaatcaaattatttatttacatatttttttctacatacttaaccctactttgaattatatattcaacatattcacccattcaaatatagtgtgttgtgtataaatatatttttatatgtacacattgttcgaggaggaacaaaacgagaataataacgacgtaatagaacagaacgtaaccgtttattgattgataataatgccaatatataggcattacataaccacaatcctgtaagattcggagtcctaatctattacagagatgcgaatctatctctaacaggaaacctaataaggttgagacacacacaatggtagactAGTAATTCTCTCAGAACACAtattgatttttaattttcaatgtatttatttatttatatttttctaatatcttttagcataccatatcacatataataataaatatataaatcaataacatgtttcgaaaaaacaaaaattgtagcaagtgtttcttttaagtaattttatcaatttatttcattattaaatttgaataaatatataatgacaatactgccccttaaatgcatgacatgtgacttaaaattggattgaaaacattaaatttaatggatagggtgcaaatcagcaatttttatcaagtttaggaggtaaattgactcaaatgcaagttcggggtgtaaatcggcaatttttaccaagtttaggaggtaaattgactcaaatgcaaatttggggtgcaaattgacaattaagactaagtttggggtgcaaatcggcatttttgccaaataaatatgaaattaaaaaaaccgGCAAATGGATTAACAAAGTAAGTTTAaagttaaaattttaaattttttatgtaGGGTGAAAAAAgtattattgaaaaaaaattaaaattgagGTGTAAAGAGAATGTAGGGTGAACAAAATAGACTGTGGGGTAGTAATAACCGTACCCTTCAAACTTACTTTGAGGCATGAAATAATACCAAATTTGGAAAgtgaataaaataaaatcctAGCTAAAATAGAAATAGTTTTCAAACTAAACGATTATCATTAATTCAACTGGAATAACAACAAAATTCTCTATAAATTAatgatttattaatttatcgataattttataaatcatTCATTTATCGATAATATAATAATTctgctaaaataataatttttttcggTCCCGACATTATTCatttatagaggttttacTGAATGTGAATTGAATGGTGCCATGTTTGGTAACATTTTTGAAaacaatttttaaaaataaaaatgggaaaatgaaaaagtaaaaacgtgaaattgaagttttcactTTTCCATTGTAGaagttaaaaaatattttcaattgggagcttctattcatacatcTCAAAATGGTACTTAgacctctatttttttcttatatagtTTTGACTTAGTAAATGCGTATGAAATTACCGAAAAATAATTCTTAACTTATATATTCTAAATTATAATGTAGATAAttatcatttatatttattgctagaaaaatcccaaaatggatatcaaattttataaaatgatttaattgattacatTCTTTTTTGGTAAACATCTTAAGTCAAAAATTAAATGTAGAtgattaacatcaaattgaatgtagacgatttaatgtataaactatatgACTATCTAAAAACTTTCTCATAAAACTTTGAGTTTAGTCAAAGAAGAAAATTCGTTGATTAGATGATAGAATATTTCACATACGTTGATGTTAATTCTTggtgagtatatatatatatatatatatgtcagtgAATGAAAAAGTTAGTCTACCAATTTTTtcatgaatttagaaaacgagtgAAAAAGTGAATTAATTCGAGAAGATAGTTTGTatgattattatatattttatgagttgtatataataaatgaatttgaaatagaggaagaaagaaattaattgATAGTAGTCTGATTTAATATACCAAATTAGATATTGGGCATTTTAGAAAAACTATGGAGATTTAAATAGCATTTTAGGtatttataaaagaaaaatgaaggtCCACTAAGTAAGAAAGTCTAAATACCGTTTTTGGAGGTAAAAATAGAAGCTCTCTTttcaatttccattttttgtgttttgagaAATATCTTAACGAATGTGTTCtattctatttttattatcaaatgaaaatatgTGTATGAAACCGTTACCGAAACGACAACCTTATATATGTAGGAAACCGAAAACCATAATCAGCGGGTTATTGCACATCCATCAGTACAAGCCGGAATCTTGTGAGTTATTCATAATATGTGGCGGGAAGGAGGTATTCGTAAAAGGAGAGAATGATAAGAAACTATCAATGGGAGATGATCAAGAAACCATGGTTGCAAGAATGAAAGACAGGGCCAGTATCAGTCTTATCATAGGAAGTATATTTGGAAGTCGTCAAAGCTTACCTGCCTTATCAACAAGAAATCATCCGTCCAACTCGGAAAATATGCAGTGGGAAAACAGTGttcaagaaattgaaatttacatGCAGCAGTTGTGTTCAAATGCGGATTCAGAAAACCATCATGAACAGGAAAGTGATACTTCTCCACAAGCTAGTCCAACGGATGCCACAGTCCTGGAACTTAATCGAAATCCGAATCTGGTATGTTTAGTAGAATATATACCTCATATATACGTACACTAAAATACACCATGGGTTTCagtgagaaaaaagaaaatacaatGATTAATTAGTAAGATCTCTTTCTAGGTTATTAGTGACTATTTATATGTTTCTACACTACACTAGAGCATTGCAGAAAAAATTGAGTCTCTGAAAATCAAAGTACGAGAAGCTCATCAGAGATTACagttgaagaagaaagaagtcCAGGCAAGTGTTGATAGGCGTCTCAAAGCGGAATGGGCCATTTCTTTATGCAAACGTCGGGTACGTAATATTAAATAAGAATAATCTTATTATACATCTAAACATGTTATATATGATTAAGAGGATCATCACGAACATGAAACTAGTTTATAATGGTCCTGATTCATATAACAGTGTAGCTAGTTTTTGCGTTTTCATTCTATCTGGCCACTCTGACCAATGAGATTTTGCAGGCTGAAGAGTTGGAAGTTCAAATAAAGAACGAGGTCAAGAAGAGAATAGAAATCAAGAAAGAACTAGACAAAGATAAAGATTTCCTCCATGAAGTAAAAACCGATGTTGAAGAAAGCAAGAACAAGCTCAACTCACTCATAGAGCTTCGACCAGAACTTTCACGGAGGCTCCATATTTCCAAAATGGCAAAAGCATGCATGGAGGTCCAGCTAGAGAATGAGATAACAAATCGTGCAGAAATGGTTCGAGAAATCGAAGAGTTGCGACGAGAAAGAGACGTTTTTCAGCGAAGGGTTGAATTTTGCAGGGAGAAAGGTGACGTAAGAATGGCAGGAAAGTCAAGCAGTGATGAACTGAGCTGCTGTCTGAGGGAGTACACAGTTGAAGAGATAGAATTGGCAACAGATAACTATTCACGGAATTTGTTATTTAAGACGGGAAGGGGTAGAAGTAGTAGTACCACTGTTTATAAAGGGCGTATCAACCATGATAGAGTTGCTATCAAGCTACAAGTTATCAACCCGGATGATGGACTGCCCCGAGAAAATTTTCAAGCCAAGGTAAACACATATTTGTAGATATATAATGATTGCCAAATATCTGTTTCGAAACAATCAGACAATTTAACATGTCATGCTCTGTGTTAGTTGATGCGAACTCGATTTTATAAACTTTCTTTTCGTGTTGCTCCATCAGTGGAAGTATATGAAATGTTAGTTTGAAGTTCAGCGGGCAACTCTTTGTCCAAAAATCATTGTGATAGTTTCATTATTATTAATGTTCTTTCGACAAAAAAAAGTACTATAGTTGGTCATTATACGGAATAGAAAACGTGACAGTATAACATGCATACATAAATCTCACATGATTCTTGTTGCATGTGTAGGTGAAGCTCATCAGTCAAATTAGGCATCCTCATTTGCTTGCCATGATAGGCTACTGTTCTGAGCTAAACTGCATTGTCTACGAGTACATGCACCATGGTAGCCTGCAGGATGTGTTATTTTCCTCCCCTGAAAACTCTGTTATCAGGAAATGCCGGGTTTTGACGTGGCACGACCGCATTCGCATTGCAACCGAGGTTTGCTCAGCCTTGTGCTACTTCCACCAGGCTCGGCCCAAGCCCATTATTCATGGGCACCTCAGTCCATCAAAGATCTTCCTCGACCGCAACCTCGTTGCGAAAGTGGGTGGGTTTGGGCTCAATCGATGCTACTATGACGAAAGCCATGTGGGCTGGGACATACGGGCTTTTGGGGTAGTGATTATGAATCTTCTGATAGGGAGGAATCTAGTTGATGATACGGATTGTCGTGGCCTGGTTCAGGCCTTAGACGAGAGTGCTGGGCCTTGGCCATCTGAGTTGTCTCAAGAACTTGCAGGCTTGGTATCACGGTGTTTATCCGTAAAGGATAGGCCCAATGTGGATTTGAAAATGATGATAATAATGGAAGAGCTTGATGTAATCAAGAAAAAAGCTGATGATTTAGTTGCAAAAGGATATGGAGTGAAGATTGAAGGAAGAGTTCAAGGGGAAGTCAGTAATGATGTCCCAAGTGTATTCCTCTGCCCCATATTTCAGGTTTGATGCTTCTCTCATTACTTAAATCACTCATCTTCTATGAAATACGGTACCatataatttgttttcttataacagttttttttttttgaacttCCTCTACTGTTTTGGTGCAGGAAATAATGAAGGATCCACATGTGGCTGCGGATGGATTCTCATATGAGCGGGAAGCCATCGGAGAATGGTTTCGAACGGGACACAACACATCGCCGATGACAAATTTGCAACTTAAGCACACAATTCTTGTCCCTAATCTTACCCTTCGTTCTCTTATTCGAGATTGGCATTGTAAAAGGTCGCTTACATATCCGCACTAGTAATGTGCAACTTTGATTCAGAGTAATGtgtatggaaaaaaaaacttggtaATGATTTCCCAACATGCCTATCTAATTCTCTTGAGCAATGATTTCTCTGCTACATgcatcacatgtatatatgattATAGTTATTCAAAAGTTTAAGATCTCCCAAATATTATTAAGAAGTTTAGAGATGTACTCAAAGAATTTCAAGAAGCATATTCCTAGAGATATGTAGTTGGTAGACCATAAATATTCATAAGAATACAGTCTCCATCATCCCTAGATCATATACTTGTCTGAAACATATTTTGGTAAATAGAAAGAGACACCAAATAGAAAATGTCTAAACATCTTGAGTCTTCTAATATGGGATCGATCTACAGCCATTTGCGTTTTTATAAATATTATCCCTGCAAACAGAATTAAGTAATGAACAGTTTAGCATTGAACTAAACTATAAGATATAGGATGATGTCAATAATTTAGCATCCCTGTCTGAAGTTGTGAACATGTGGGTGTGCACTGTCGAATGTTGATCTATCATTCTCTCTAAGACACAAGAAAGTCCAAAGGTAAAGAAACCTCCACAATTTTCCATAAATCCACAGCGACAATCCCTTTCTCAGTTTCACCTTATTTTTTCACAACATCTTTGCCTTAAACCAACTCTCCTATATTGGTTTTCTGCTAGTTGGTTAAACTGGTTTTATGCAATTAAAGAATGGAGAGCCAAGCAGCCAAGGTCTATGTTGCAGTAGGGAATGATATACAAGATGGTTTTAAGACTTTGGAGTGGACACTGAAGAAATGGAATTCTCAACTGACTTCCATAGTCATTATACATGTGGCTCACAACATTTCGAAGGATTTCATCTACACCCCATGTAAGTAAGTTGCATAAATCATTGAAATTTTCAGTATGATTGGAATTTTTCTTACTATAGTTGCCTTCTTTCTGTTTTGTGTCAGTTGGGAAGCTGCCTGCAAGTTCTATGAACGATGAGAAACTGGAAGTTCTTATAAAATATGAGCAAAAAAAGATTGATAAGCTGCTGCACAAGTACTTAGCATTCTGTGGCCAGGTTTAACAAACTGGTTCTTTATTTGATTCTTTCATATTCTCATTGTGGAAATTGAGGCTGAATTGCTCTGGTTCATGCTCATAGGTGAAGGCTGAAATACTAACAGTGGAAAATTGTGAGCAACCAATTCATAAACTCatcattgatttgattttgagaCACCAAATAACCAGACTGGTTATGGGATTCACATTTTTGAAGACTTCACCAACTTGGTATGTAACAGGATATACAAATCAATCTCTATATTTTGTAACTCAACTCATGTGACAAATGGCTATCATTGAATTTTATCTCCCCAATTCTTATACTTTGCTATTATGTTCAGGAGGATAAAGAATGCAGTGAGTGCAGCATTTTACATTCATCATCAGAAGCCAAATTTCTGCGAATGGTTCGTGATTTTTGGGGGAAGACTAGTTTTCCTTAGAGGAGAAAATGACAAAGGAATCATGGAGGATGATCAAG
This genomic interval from Argentina anserina chromosome 1, drPotAnse1.1, whole genome shotgun sequence contains the following:
- the LOC126798519 gene encoding putative U-box domain-containing protein 50, coding for MEGQEKVYVALGNQLQDGIKTLEWTLRKWRFQPISIVILHVTNSVSVKDYVSTPFGKLPASSVSDVKLKILRKLEQEKIDKILSKYIAFCGKARVKVEILNVERYDDPIHMRMLDLISGLHMTKLVMGFLFMKSSSWKPKTIISGLLHIHQYKPESCELFIICGGKEVFVKGENDKKLSMGDDQETMVARMKDRASISLIIGSIFGSRQSLPALSTRNHPSNSENMQWENSVQEIEIYMQQLCSNADSENHHEQESDTSPQASPTDATVLELNRNPNLSIAEKIESLKIKVREAHQRLQLKKKEVQASVDRRLKAEWAISLCKRRAEELEVQIKNEVKKRIEIKKELDKDKDFLHEVKTDVEESKNKLNSLIELRPELSRRLHISKMAKACMEVQLENEITNRAEMVREIEELRRERDVFQRRVEFCREKGDVRMAGKSSSDELSCCLREYTVEEIELATDNYSRNLLFKTGRGRSSSTTVYKGRINHDRVAIKLQVINPDDGLPRENFQAKVKLISQIRHPHLLAMIGYCSELNCIVYEYMHHGSLQDVLFSSPENSVIRKCRVLTWHDRIRIATEVCSALCYFHQARPKPIIHGHLSPSKIFLDRNLVAKVGGFGLNRCYYDESHVGWDIRAFGVVIMNLLIGRNLVDDTDCRGLVQALDESAGPWPSELSQELAGLVSRCLSVKDRPNVDLKMMIIMEELDVIKKKADDLVAKGYGVKIEGRVQGEVSNDVPSVFLCPIFQEIMKDPHVAADGFSYEREAIGEWFRTGHNTSPMTNLQLKHTILVPNLTLRSLIRDWHCKRSLTYPH